One window of the Zea mays cultivar B73 chromosome 3, Zm-B73-REFERENCE-NAM-5.0, whole genome shotgun sequence genome contains the following:
- the LOC103651713 gene encoding uncharacterized protein: protein MAEHGRLMGVTGVGRILPAGAYGGRSAARWRVPAAVMPPVSKTVDHLLAPASTKPPRHPRRLRTGDAQLGYRFELVPDHNSNITDSAVCVAESSVPAVRGGQFAIDLTTAGSPGRGSSELGHALWPPGGFVMSAAVQEEGRRGRPSVGISVAHFGCAEDAAAFVALAAAVDLSMDVCRLFSCKLRRELSA from the exons ATGGCGGAGCATGGGCGGTTGATGGGGGTCACGGGGGTGGGGCGAATTTTGCcggcgggggcctatggcggccggtccgcggcacggtggcgggtgCCCGCGGCGGTGATGCCGCCGGTGAG CAAAACTGTAGACCATCTCCTTGCCCCCGCCTCCACGAAACCTCCACGACATCCACGCCGACTCCGCACCGGGGATGCCCAGCTGGGCTACCGCTTCGAGCTGGTGCCCGACCACAACAGCAACATCACGGACTCGGCCGTGTGCGTGGCCGAGTCTAGCGTCCCGGCGGTCCGCGGTGGGCAGTTCGCCATCGATCTTACCACGGCCGGATCCCCCGGGCGGGGCAGCAGCGAGTTGGGCCACGCGCTCTGGCCCCCGGGCGGCTTCGTGATGTCGGCCGCCGTGCAGGAGGAGGGCCGGCGCGGCAGGCCCTCCGTGGGGATCAGCGTGGCGCACTTCGGGTGCGCCGAGGACGCCGCCGCGTTCGTCGCTCTGGCAGCCGCCGTCGACCTCAGCATGGACGTGTGTCGGCTCTTCTCCTGCAAGCTGCGCCGAGAGCTGTCGGCGTGA